A window of the Lactuca sativa cultivar Salinas chromosome 5, Lsat_Salinas_v11, whole genome shotgun sequence genome harbors these coding sequences:
- the LOC111889418 gene encoding uncharacterized protein LOC111889418 yields the protein MASSQCPIDRNFIVVDFHYNGTFAPNPLVYFDPDKQSVGDVDFSAFEYEEFMEFLQKLTRTRSKDIYFCLPQESLSQGIHTLVNDGDYKEFLDLAYANERRMNVYVDHYNEPIFEWIEEEETEDQDYNCEEDEDSVFSETYSVDHKEDDVEYPFLANKTKGDRFLNKLCLDTLDEDVEYLEPRYPVHDDRQPWNQMKPLLGMQFSNPDELKNMLSNYAVANGYDLWVFKFGSIVTYKWLGKQFMSEIIEKPKMSVRKMKAIVSTTFNINVSEGQCRNAKKFALQEIEGSLIEHYGRLWSYGHEILRTNPGSTVRMDVDIMPDSTTLFSKYYVCFKAISDGWKEGCRPVIGLDDCFLKGIVRGEVLAAVGRDANNQIYPIAWAVVGVENKATWKWFIDLLMDDIDGGLGAGITLLSDGHKGLLEAVKERCPEAEHRQCARHIVANFAKRFTGQHFRKLFWRAVRASTEQKFKHVMEKIKSLDTQAYEYLIDRDPTTWSKAFFKEGRDCDAVENGVSESFNSAIRHARRKPIITMLEEIRIFVMERIYSQRVEGIEWDLNICPSIRKRIQDLKVKQRLWGVTPCGYQKYEVRFNDAAYGVDLIAKTCACRIWQLTGIPCLHGVAAISSLNQDAETYVSQSYSKEAFLKCYNYSINPLNGSDMWEEVPYRKPLPPKRRRLHGRPSVKRKRDAVERELSGPIRHSVTRRGSLIKCSICKEPGHNKIKCPSKQQTNTSGKCPNYMNIIHHFDM from the exons TTTGCACCCAACCCATTAGTATACTTTGATCCCGACAAACAATCAGTAGGAGATGTTGACTTCAGTGCATTTGAGTACGAGGAGTTCATGGAATTCCTTCAAAAGCTCACCAGAACTAGAAGCAAAGACATTTACTTCTGCCTTCCACAAGAGTCTTTAAGTCAGGGAATTCATACACTGGTGAATGACGGTGATtacaaagaatttttggatttggcTTATGCAAATGAGAGGAGAATGAATGTGTATGTGGACCACTATAATGAACCAATCTTCGAATGGATTGAGGAAGAGGAAACTGAAGATCAAGACTACAACTGTGAAGAGGATGAAGACTCAGTATTCTCGGAGACTTATTCTGTTGACCATAAAGAAGATGATGTTGAATATCCATTCCTAGCCAACAAAACCAAGGGTGACAGGTTCTTAAACAAACTTTGTCTAGACACATTAGATGAAGATGTTGAATATCTTGAACCTCGATACCCTGTACATGATGATAGACAACCATGGAATCAGATGAAACCACTGTTAGGTATGCAATTTTCTAACCCTGATGAGCTTAAAAACATGTTGAGCAACTATGCAGTTGCTAATGGATATGATCTCTG GGTGTTTAAGTTTGGGTCCATAGTAACTTATAAGTGGTTAGGAAAACAGTTTATGAGTGAAATTATAGAGAAGCCAAAAATGAGTGTTAGGAAGATGAAAGCTATAGTTTCAACAACATTCAATATAAATGTGAGTGAGGGGCAATGCAGAAATGCAAAGAAATTTGCATTACAAGAAATTGAAGGAAGTCTAATTGAACATTATGGGAGATTATGGTCATATGGTCATGAAATTCTGAGGACAAACCCTGGGTCTACTGTGAGGATGGATGTAGACATCATGCCAGATTCCACAACTTTGTTTTCTAAGTACTATGTCTGCTTTAAAGCTATAAGTGATGGTTGGAAGGAAGGGTGCAGGCCTGTGATTGGCCTTGATGATTGCTTTCTAAAGGGTATTGTTAGGGGAGAAGTTTTGGCAGCTGTAGGGAGGGATGCAAACAACCAAATCTACCCTATAGCATGGGCTGTAGTTGGAGTTGAGAACAAGGCCACATGGAAGTGGTTCATAGATCTCCTCATGGATGATATTGATGGTGGTCTTGGTGCAGGCATTACCCTTCTTTCTGATGGACACAAG GGGTTGCTAGAAGCAGTAAAAGAAAGGTGTCCAGAAGCTGAACACAGACAATGTGCCAGGCACATTGTGGCTAATTTTGCTAAAAGGTTTACCGGTCAACATTTCAGGAAGCTTTTTTGGAGGGCTGTTAGAGCTAGTACTGAACAGAAGTTCAAACATGTAATGGAAAAGATCAAATCTTTAGATACTCAAGCATATGAGTACCTTATAGACAGAGATCCTACTACCTGGTCTAAGGCATTTTTTAAAGAGGGCAGAGACTGTGATGCAGTTGAGAATGGGGTGAGTGAGAGTTTCAATTCTGCTATTAGGCATGCTAGAAGGAAACCAATCATCACTATGCTAGAGGAGATTAGGATATTTGTGATGGAGAGGATATACAGTCAAAGAGTAGAAGGAATTGAATGGGATTTGAATATCTGTCCAAGTATTAGGAAGCGTATACAAGATTTGAAGGTTAAACAGAG ATTGTGGGGGGTTACTCCTTGTGGTTATCAAAAGTATGAAGTTAGGTTCAATGATGCAGCATATGGAGTGGATCTAATTGCAAAGACTTGTGCATGCAGAATATGGCAACTTACAGGGATACCATGCTTACATGGAGTAGCTGCAATCTCTTCCCTGAATCAAGATGCAGAAACATATGTGTCCCAATCATACAGTAAAGAGGCTTTTCTAAAATGCTATAATTATAGCATTAACCCTCTCAATGGTAGTGATATGTGGGAAGAAGTTCCTTATCGAAAGCCTTTGCCTCCCAAAAGAAGAAGATTACATGGTAGGCCATCAGTGAAAAGGAAGAGGGATGCAGTGGAAAGGGAGTTGAGTGGACCAATTAGACATTCTGTGACAAGAAGGGGATCCCTGATAAAGTGTAGTATTTGCAAGGAACCAGGTCATAACAAGATAAAGTGTCCATCTAAGCAGCAAACAAATACATCAGGTAAATGTCCCAATTATATGAACATAATACATCATTTTGATATGTAA
- the LOC111889459 gene encoding uncharacterized protein LOC111889459, whose amino-acid sequence MLLKEGCMRFLDCALIPPMASSYSFSSSLNRSSKKSTAHDTKTCDCGFPARILTSKTPKNPGRHFMVCNEGKCKYWKWLDVEPVEMPLMEVVEGMKVELIALKTEVEKVKEDMEQMKKEKYSDAIAMKEKIYKFTIGFLFLIIVYMMK is encoded by the exons ATGTTATTAAAAGAGGGGTGTATGCGGTTCCTTGATTGTGCCCTAATACCCCCGATGGCTTCCTCCTACAGCTTCTCATCATCCCTCAATCGATCAAGCAAGAAATCAACTGCGCACGATACAAAAACTTGTGATTGTGGGTTCCCTGCACGTATTCTAACATCAAAAACACCAAAGAATCCAGGGAGGCATTTCATGGTGTGCAATGAG GGTAAATGCAAATATTGGAAATGGTTGGATGTAGAACCTGTAgaaatgcctctaatggaagtgGTGGAGGGAATGAAAGTTGAATTAATAGCATTAAAGACCGAAGTAGAGAAGGTGAAGGAAGACATGGAACAAATGAAGAAGGAAAAGTACTCTGATGCCATTGCAATGAAGGAAAAAATATATAAGTTTACCATAGGATTTCTTTTTTTGATCATCGTGTATATGATGAAATGA